The Panacibacter microcysteis genome includes a window with the following:
- a CDS encoding biotin--[acetyl-CoA-carboxylase] ligase, translated as MTASSTNNPLGTPLLEIDSTGSTNNYAMEMINNGTAAHGTAVFAHEQTAGKGQRGKSWITTKGENILLSVIIDARQIATQPKFLLSMAMAVAVHDFFGAHCVDENSVKWPNDLYWRDRKAGGILIENVLRGMDWQWSIVGIGININQTRFADVIQNPVSLKQITGKNHDPLMLAKQLCAYLDKSYNTLCVNPASIKDRYNSILYKKNTTVTLKKGNVLFDCTINSVDEHGRLKVTAAMEQSFEVGEIEWIR; from the coding sequence TTGACTGCTTCATCTACAAATAATCCCCTCGGAACGCCACTGCTGGAAATTGACAGTACTGGCAGCACCAACAACTATGCCATGGAAATGATTAATAATGGCACAGCGGCTCATGGAACTGCAGTATTTGCACACGAGCAGACAGCAGGGAAAGGGCAGCGTGGCAAAAGCTGGATAACGACGAAAGGTGAAAACATCTTATTATCGGTAATTATTGATGCCCGGCAGATTGCCACACAACCTAAGTTTCTTCTAAGTATGGCGATGGCAGTAGCCGTTCATGATTTTTTTGGCGCGCATTGTGTTGATGAAAATTCTGTTAAATGGCCAAATGATCTTTACTGGCGTGACAGAAAGGCAGGAGGCATCTTAATAGAAAATGTATTGAGAGGCATGGATTGGCAGTGGAGCATCGTAGGCATAGGCATTAATATTAACCAGACAAGGTTCGCCGATGTTATTCAAAATCCTGTAAGCCTGAAGCAAATAACCGGAAAAAATCATGACCCGCTGATGCTTGCAAAACAACTGTGCGCATATCTCGATAAAAGTTACAACACTTTATGTGTTAACCCTGCATCAATTAAAGACAGGTATAACTCGATACTATATAAAAAAAACACCACGGTGACCTTAAAAAAAGGCAATGTTTTATTTGATTGCACAATAAACAGTGTTGACGAGCACGGCAGGTTGAAAGTAACTGCCGCAATGGAACAGTCTTTTGAAGTAGGTGAAATAGAATGGATCAGATAA